In one window of Cheilinus undulatus linkage group 23, ASM1832078v1, whole genome shotgun sequence DNA:
- the dusp16 gene encoding dual specificity protein phosphatase 16 gives MSENPAGPGSWSRSGAVRPRAVRAIAADALVALLEGGLDRVVLIDSRPFVDYNASHILEAVNVNCSKLMKRRLQQDKVQIAELLQHSAKKKLELVGDQEVVVYDQSSSDPGALSPESFLSVLLVKLERTFPSVHLLSGGFSEFSHLFPGLCEGKSSLVPTCMSQPCLPVTNVGPTRILSHLYLGCQRDVLNKDLMQQNDIAYVLNASNTCPKPDFIPESHFLRVPVNDSFCEKILPWLDRSVEFIEKAKASNARVLVHCLAGISRSATIAIAYIMKRMDMNLDEAYRFVKEKRPTISPNFNFLGQLLDFEKKIKSPNEEKLKSLHPESVELPVLSDNSEPAANREAAPCPAEGTGMSMLEPLTLPCVLADAPEERLLVQALSSLTLPDGPEENARLKRSFSLDIKSYGEPGGATTHRVFVPHGGSGDGGEFYKPSGFKETSSKPCQFSPVEEVSEQSTPEQSPDKEEADGPERVAQPLPPSKSSSGFTKPPPAAQSCSQQLHRSGSMEENATSFLFGLSRSQQHLARPGSSGALKGWHSDILLGPVTVSTSSLTGGWYLSSDSARFYSTSAILSGSGLAAYGCSAGLDAVRRRGRQRTGDRGDSRRSWHEESSFEKQLKRRSCQMEFGDGLTDSRSRDDLRQAGSQSSFSGSMEVIQVS, from the exons ATGTCGGAGAATCCTGCAGGACCAGGATCATGGTCCAGGTCAGGGGCGGTGAGGCCCAGGGCGGTGCGGGCGATCGCAGCGGACGCTCTGGTGGCGCTGCTGGAGGGCGGTTTGGACCGGGTGGTGCTGATCGACAGCCGACCGTTCGTGGACTACAACGCCTCGCACATCCTGGAGGCGGTGAATGTGAACTGCTCGAAGCTGATGAAGAGGAGGCTGCAGCAGGACAAAGTTCAGATCGCTGAGCTCTTGCAGCACTCGGCCAAGAAGAAG CTGGAGCTCGTTGGTGATCAGGAGGTTGTCGTTTACGATCAGAGTTCTTCAGACCCAGGTGCTCTCAGCCCTGAGTCGTTCCTCAGCGTCCTGCTGGTCAAACTCGAGAGGACCTTCCCCTCCGTGCATCTGCTCTCAG GTGGGTTCTCGGAGTTCTCTCACCTGTTCCCTGGTCTCTGTGAGGGGAAGTCGTCTCTAGTCCCCACCTGTATGTCTCAGCCCTGCCTGCCTGTCACCAACGTGGGCCCCACTCGCATCCTTTCTCACCTGTACCTGGGCTGTCAGAGAGACGTCCTCAACAAG GATCTGATGCAGCAGAACGACATCGCCTACGTCCTGAACGCCAGCAACACCTGTCCCAAACCTGACTTCATCCCTGAGTCGCACTTTCTTCGAGTCCCTGTCAACGACTCGTTCTGTGAGAAGATCCTGCCCTGGCTGGACCGATCCGTGGAGTTCATCG AGAAAGCTAAAGCCTCAAACGCTCGTGTCCTGGTCCACTGTCTGGCCGGGATCTCCCGCTCTGCAACCATCGCCATCGCCTACATAATGAAGAGGATGGACATGAACCTGGACGAGGCGTACAG GTTTGTGAAGGAGAAGCGCCCAACCATCTCTCCAAACTTTAACTTCCTGGGTCAGCTGCTCGACTTTGAGAAGAAGATCAAAAGTCcaaatgaagaaaaactcaAGTCGCTCCATCCTGAGTCAGTGGAGCTCCCTGTTCTTTCTGACAACTCGGAGCCTGCAGCCAATCGGGAGGCGGCTCCATGTCCAGCCGAAGGTACAGGTATGTCCATGTTGGAGCCACTCACGCTGCCCTGTGTGTTGGCTGACGCCCCTGAAGAGCGTCTGCTGGTCCAGGCCTTAAGCAGTCTGACGCTGCCTGATGGTCCAGAGGAAAACGCCCGTCTGAAGCGCTCTTTCTCTCTGGATATTAAGTCATATGGAGAGCCGGGCGGCGCCACTACTCACCGTGTCTTCGTGCCTCATGGAGGATCAGGAGACGGCGGTGAGTTCTACAAACCGTCAGGCTTCAAAGAGACGAGCAGTAAGCCATGTCAGTTCTCACCAGTGGAGGAGGTTTCGGAGCAGTCCACACCAGAGCAGAGTCCTGACAAAGAGGAAGCAGACGGTCCCGAGCGAGTAGCTCAGCCGCTGCCTCCATCAAAGTCCTCTTCAGGCTTCACCAAACCGCCGCCTGCTGCTCAAAGCTGCTCACAGCAGCTCCACCGCAGTGGCAGCATGGAGGAGAACGCCACCAGCTTCCTGTTCGGTTTATCGCGCAGCCAACAGCACCTCGCCAGACCAGGATCCAGCGGCGCCCTGAAGGGGTGGCACTCTGACATCCTGCTGGGCCCCGTTACCGTCTCCACTTCCTCTCTGACTGGAGGCTGGTACCTCTCCTCTGACTCCGCCCGCTTCTACTCTACTTCTGCTATCCTGAGCGGCAGTGGTTTGGCAGCGTACGGCTGCAGCGCAGGGCTGGACGCGGTTCGGCGGCGTGGGCGCCAGAGGACAGGGGACCGCGGCGACTCGAGGAGGAGCTGGCACGAGGAGAGCAGCTTCGAGAAGCAGCTGAAGAGGCGGAGCTGTCAGATGGAGTTTGGAGACGGACTGACGGACAGCAGGTCCAGGGATGACCTGCGGCAGGCAGGCAGCCAATCCAGCTTCTCCGGCAGCATGGAGGTCATCCAGGTGTCCTGA